Proteins found in one Candidatus Firestonebacteria bacterium RIFOXYD2_FULL_39_29 genomic segment:
- a CDS encoding transcriptional regulator, with protein sequence MKLVIAIIQPHKLEDVKKELYHEEVNLITVSEVLGHGRQKGVTEVYRGIKETGNLLRKVRLEIAVNDVFLEKTISAITKGARTGETGDGKIFVIDLKDCIRIRTGETGEEAIG encoded by the coding sequence ATGAAACTAGTTATAGCGATAATTCAGCCGCATAAGCTGGAAGATGTGAAGAAGGAGTTGTACCACGAAGAGGTGAATTTGATAACCGTTTCTGAAGTTCTGGGGCACGGACGCCAGAAAGGGGTTACTGAGGTTTACAGGGGAATTAAAGAAACAGGGAACCTCCTAAGAAAGGTACGTCTGGAAATAGCTGTTAACGATGTTTTTCTTGAAAAAACCATAAGTGCGATAACAAAAGGAGCTCGGACCGGGGAAACAGGCGATGGGAAGATATTCGTCATTGACCTAAAAGACTGTATCAGAATAAGAACCGGTGAGACCGGGGAAGAAGCGATAGGTTAG
- a CDS encoding nucleoid-structuring protein H-NS, translating to MFRPKIKVLDCTIRDGGLINNHQFEDSFVREVYKALSEANVDYMEIGYKNSRKLFSPEEYGKWKFCDDEDINKVIKGIKSNTKISVMVDVGRVDAADVKPKKESPVSMIRVAAYVKDIDKAIFLCNQMADKGYETAVNIMAISKARDVELTEALVQLEKECKANVINLVDSNGSLYQEPVEYLIKKAKSIIKNKEIGIHAHNNQQLAFSNTIEAIIHDANSVDCTIYGLGRAAGNCPTELILGFLKNPKFDIRPILDVISKEFIPLREKIEWGYIIPYAIAGMLDEHPRAAMALRSGGNKENYREYYESIVGTEE from the coding sequence ATGTTTAGACCGAAGATAAAGGTTCTGGATTGTACGATAAGGGACGGCGGATTGATCAATAATCATCAATTTGAAGACAGCTTTGTCAGAGAAGTATATAAAGCGCTGTCTGAAGCCAACGTTGACTATATGGAGATAGGATATAAAAACTCCAGAAAATTGTTTTCTCCGGAAGAATATGGTAAATGGAAGTTTTGTGATGATGAAGATATCAATAAAGTCATTAAAGGAATTAAATCCAATACGAAAATCTCCGTTATGGTTGATGTGGGACGTGTTGATGCGGCAGATGTTAAACCTAAAAAGGAAAGTCCCGTATCCATGATAAGGGTTGCCGCCTATGTAAAAGATATTGATAAGGCTATTTTTCTTTGTAATCAAATGGCGGACAAGGGTTACGAGACTGCGGTAAATATTATGGCAATATCAAAAGCCAGGGATGTAGAATTAACGGAAGCGCTGGTGCAGCTGGAGAAAGAATGCAAGGCCAATGTAATAAATCTTGTAGATAGTAATGGTTCTTTATATCAGGAACCCGTGGAATATCTTATTAAAAAGGCAAAAAGTATTATCAAAAACAAGGAAATAGGCATACATGCGCACAACAATCAACAGCTGGCGTTTTCAAATACCATTGAAGCCATTATTCATGATGCCAACTCTGTGGATTGCACGATATATGGACTGGGCAGGGCTGCCGGAAATTGTCCCACTGAGTTAATACTCGGTTTTCTAAAAAATCCAAAATTCGACATTCGTCCTATACTTGATGTAATTTCCAAGGAGTTCATTCCCCTCCGTGAAAAAATAGAATGGGGCTATATTATTCCCTATGCTATTGCCGGAATGCTGGATGAGCATCCCCGGGCGGCTATGGCTCTCCGCAGCGGCGGTAATAAAGAAAACTATAGGGAATATTACGAAAGTATTGTCGGGACAGAAGAGTAA